The DNA segment AGAAATTAGCTGTTAAAACATATAGACACATTTACAGCCCGTACAGATAGTTTTGGTCTATATACCTGGTTATTGGGATCtattttcatgaaataaacacacttagatacatacagcagcagcagcaacaacaagtGCAAGTGTAATTATAGGTGTAACTATACAGTGCATGTTTGTTTACTCACAAGAGAGCTGGTGGTGGTCTTGTGGTTAAACCTCGACCTCAACTCTCCCGtcctctctttagttttctgtgccatACAGGTGTTTGCTCTACAGACTGTAGAACAACTTTTTAAACCGTTTCTCAGCCACTTTCACCTTCATTTGTTTGACTGAAGcgtaaaaatattttcagtacATTATGAAACTGTGGTGGACAAACTagacattattattagtatGTAAATAATAGGAAACACTGGCGGTATCCTTGGAGTTGTGGTCTTGAAataaatcctgagactgaaacaaGGCCAAGTAAAGAAGGCAGTAGATTATGAGACGAGAccgagaccttcaaaaagtggtccCGAGACCAAAACCAATCTCTAGTACTACAACGCTGCATGCTTGTGTTAGCAGTCTAAGCCTTTTCATTTTGGaaaggcaataaaaaaagagatgacaTGCAAAACTCTTTGCAgagtgaatgtgtttttcaaacCAATGTAATGAATTTGACAGGCTGTCTCTTTCTTACAGCGGTGGGTCCAGTTCTGGGTTTGATCTTTATACCCATGATTGGCTCAGCTAGTGATTCGCGACAAGGCCGTTTTGGTTGTCGCCGGCCGTTTATCTGGATGCTGGGCCTGGGAGTTTTACTCAGCTTGCAAGTCATACCACAGGCCTGGCGATTAGCTGCCCTGATGTCCCCACATCACCCTCACTGGCTGGAAGCTGCCCTGCAGGCTGGAGCTGTGTGTCTGATGGACTTCTGTGGACAGGTGACTTACTAGCCAGATTTCCAACGATGTATGCACATTAATGCAAGAGTCAATGCACTAAATGGGAGATCGAAACACCTTTTTCGAAGGAATTGTATtgtcttttttgcttttcctgACAAGAATTAGCACCACCTAATTCGGTGGATGGAAACAGTTACTTGAAATTCGGTTAAATGTATGATACATTTCAATAGAAACGTGGCTACTGTCAGGCGTGTAATGCCAAAATTCAACACGTGGTATTGGTGttggttttctattttttcagCACAGTAACAATAAGTGCTGAAGAAAGTGTCTTGCTTCATAAAAGTTTGACATTAGAAACAAAAGTGGTTTCTCAGCAGCAGAGataacacaaaacagaacaagcGTATAACAGATGTGCTAAGACGGATATTATCACAACTCAACAATTGCAGTACTGCACTGTCACATCCAGTGAcctgacattcattcattcatcatctaTTGAATCAACTGCCTCGTATTGAATTAATATGATGCAATCCAATAGTGTTACACCCTTAATAAATATACAAGGAATACATACTTTTTTATATGTTGGGTATTATGATGGTATTACGAAAGCTTCATTTAGCATTAAGTGTAAtcaaaagaacagaaacactgctttAGAAAATCATCAAATCACTGAGACATACAGTATACCAGTTAATCCAGTTTAGACACAATGAAATTGACACGTTCACTGGAAACCAGTGAATGGTGACttcatcattgtgtttttgaagcCGTTATATGTATAATCAGAAAGTGTTTACTCAGTTACATAGCAATATCCTGAGTTTGTTGACATTAGCTGCCATAAGGTACTGGTCATACCAGGTCAGGAAAGGAGCAGGAGCTATAAAATCCAATGAATATATTGAAGTTTCACAAGTTTGTATGAGGaagcatgtgttgttgttttttttttaaaaaaaccatTCATCTCACTTTAAAACATTCAAGAAGTCAGCTACTCTGCTTCAGCAGCACCGTGTGGGTGgcaacaagtaaacaaactCACAACTAttctcacattttgtttcaaatCCTGATTTCGGTACATAGAAGTAGATGACAGTTACCAGTTCAcagtaaaatgtgacaaaattgATGTTTTGACCGATCATTAGGCCCCATTGGGTATCAGGATCTGCCATCATAACTCTGCTGAGCCCCATGACAGGCGCTTACCTTTAAATCCTACAGTTACCTAAGCAAAGACCAGGTAATCTGTGGCTTTACCCAGCACACATACAACATAGCCCACcataaagttacatttatttttgtgaacaACATCAGCAGATCAACGGCTCACTAAGCACACACAATGTGCCTTGTGGGATGACCTCTACTCTGCCTCTGGTTATACCCTTCCAGGCCAAGCTGCagcctccgtggctgtgaagtgaagccaatgcacaAGTCCAAAAACATCAGTTCCTCCAACAGCTGCAGAAAGACAAAATCTCCATAAacctccatattaaaatgtccaacttcacagcataaaataaacatgtttacagcctggtacaaaaacagctTAACGCAcacgttcaaattatattaaggcttaaagttatggataattaacagcgtggctgctttgattaaTAGTTGAGAGCCGTTaaaggtggcttgtttgagtgcCCAGGCTTTAAATTGATCCATGTCTTtacagatttttagattagccaggaggtggcagaggccGGACTGTCAAGTCAGTGGCCAGAGGCACCATgcagaaacctatgggtgacatcacggatacaaTGTCCGTTCCAGGCGCGtataaatgctaacattagcatagCTACAATGCAATtgacaagaccaagacaggCCCGGGAGTAGTGACTCAGTTCCCATAGCAccaaagcagcacagagaatcTCCAAACTACCACGACAGCAAGGTAGCACCTGCAGTGGTCGCTAGCAGCCGGCCAGTCATGCACACAGACCCTGCTGCAAGCTGGATAGAGCTCTCTTAATAGACAAGAggcttttattgtttaaatatcACAACATAAATGCCCATCATAAAATTCTTGTCACCAGTAGCATACTGCTCCGTGCCTCAAGCAACAGCAAAACAGTTATTCTCAGCTGAGCCaccaaataaaccaaacaatCCCCATTAGTTACCTCACCTCACCATCAACAAGCATACACTTGTCTACCACTATTGGCCAACATCATTCTAGCTAACaccaattaacattaaccaccAAGCCCCTTCTGCTACCACATGAGCAAGCACCGCGCCATACATGTTTATCAGCAGTATAAATATGTTTAACATAAACCAGTACAGCCAACCTACACACTTGCCAACTGAGGCCTGTCCACTTAGAAACTATTGAGAGAGCACTGATACACACAGAAATCTTTAATGGGAAATAACCAGGTTAGCAGGTGATAAGGTTGACAGATTATTTGTGTCAGTCATGTAGGACCCATCAATCAAGTTAAAGGTGATTATGAAAATATCTTCTCAGGCCGTTAAAGTAACAGATTGGTATTATTATCTCCGGCTATGATTTGGTGTCAGATAAGCCTTGTTTTGGCTCCTCAGGCCTGTCTAACCCTGCTGTTGGCACTGCTGTCAGACCTGTTCCCCATGGAGGAGGAGAATCGCAAAGCATTCTCAGTTAATTCCCTGATGATTAGCCTGGGGGGATGCCTGGGGTAAGGCCCTTATTAAACCTTTCTCTCCTAACTGGTTCTGTCTCTTGCTCGCTGTCTATCACTTTTATGATTGCTCGCTTTAAAGTTCGGCTTCTGTGGAGAAAACCTATTATTGGCTGCAtgtcactttgtctttgttatgtGTCATGTGATGATGTCTGTGACACTGTTGCATTCAACCTCATGgtactgtctgtctgatgtAGACCTTTTTTAAGGCTTTTTGTATTTCCGTGTCCTGATTATCCGTCTGATGACCTTACATTAAGTTTCAGTTGATGTGCCAGAGTGGAATGAAGATAAGCGAGAACAGCAGGCAGGTCCCAGACCACCATTATTTTAAACTCTATAATAAGTATCCTCATTAGTTATTTTTAGTCATCATGTGTTATAGACACCGACTTTGCAGCCCATTCATCCCACAGTTTATGGCATTCAGACTGACAGAGTGAGAGCCCACACCAATTATAGGTTTGACCTGATAATGGCAATAATTACATTAGTAAGTAAGTTAAGGACTTGCTAAAGTTATTAGAATTCATCCTGTGAGAGATATGAAGGTCGGTACCATATCTCCTACTAATCTATGTAGAGGCTGCCATGACATTGTACATGAAATGTCATTCGGTATCACCAGACTTCATCCTCTCTGGACCATGAATCCATTTCtagttgttgaaatgtttcagtttggaCCCGTGTGGTCATATACACTACCAGTCAACCAgtagtgaacaaaaaagtgtgaaattactcaaaacatgttttatattttagattactcgaaatagccaccctttgctttgattactgcttggcacactcttggcattctcgtAATTAGCTTCATGATGTAGTCAAATGGTCTTCACTTCATAGGTATGCCTTGTCAGGGTTAATTTGTGGAATATCTTGCCTTCTTAATGGGGTTAAGACCATCAGGTGTGTTGTGCAGAAGTCAGGTTGCTACACAGCTGATGCTCTGGCATTCCACGCAGCATCTTTTTTcaggtgtccttataaaaaggatgtgaggtgtcatcaatgattacgcctgaaaacccctcacctgttgacttcaggtcggctcattatgacgtgttcttgtaatgaaactcgatctgtggtgaacacagagtattttattttatttatttttataaatcaaccagggttttattttgtattttgtagctgatgtCCTTCGCCGCatggtctgctctgtgctgaatttatgcgctgtgctccggcgtccgtgaaaaatagaagctctgcgtatgtgttgaGGAGGGCTGCTGGATGCCACAGTCATTCcagagccgtgacgcagcggggatGGAGACTGTGtaagctgacacattgactaacattgaaatgTATCGGCTCTgccatgcagtgtattttagcctataattcatattatggcaagaatcAATCagctaagtaaagagaaacgacagtccatcattactttaagaacTGAAGGCCAGTCAGTCCGCAAAATTGCaaacactttgaatgtgtccCCAAGTGCAGTCGCAAAAACCATCAAGCGCTACAATGAAACTGGCTCACATGAGGACcgccccaggaaaggaagaccaagagtcacctctgctgctgaggatAAGTTCATCCGAGTCACCAGCCTTAGATCTCACAAGTtgacagcacctcagattagagcccagaTAAATGCCACCCAGAGTTCTAGTAGTAgacacatctctacatcaacTGTTAAAAGGAaactgtgtgaatcaggccttTATGGTCAAATAGCTGCTAAGAAACTGCTAAGGAAATGCAACAAGCAGAAGAGATTTGTTTGGGCCAAGAAGCACaaagaatggacattagaccagtggaaatctgtgctttggtctgatgagtccaaatctgAGATCTTCCACCCACCGTGTCCTTGGGCGACGCAGAAAAGGTGAACGGATGCTCTCTACATGCatggttcccactgtgaagcatggaggaggaggcgtgatCGTGTGGGGGTGCTTTGCTTTTGACATTGTTGGGGATTTATTCAAAAGGGCACACTgaaccagcatggctaccacagcatcCTCCAGTGACATGCCATCCTGTCCGGTTTGCGTTTAGTtggaccatcatttatttttcaacgttcgacaatgaccccaaacacacctccaggctgtgtaagggctatttgaccaagaagaagagtgatggagtgctgtgccagatgacctggcctccacagtcACTTGACCTAAAACCCAATCGAGATGGTTTAGGATGATATGGACCgcagactgttggaaaaccatttcagatgactacctcatgaagctcattgcaagaatgccaagagtgtgctaagcagtaatcaaagcaaagggtggctatttttgaagaatctaaaatataaaacatgttttgagtaatttcacacttttttgttcactacataattccatatgtgttaaTTCATAGCTTCGATGTCTTCAGTGAGAATATCCAATGTaaatagtcatgaaaataaagaaaaaacattaaatgaggaggtgtgtccaaacttttgactggtagtgtATATCTATCCTGATAGTTAAGTCTTGTTTGGCTTTTCTAAGGAAGACCTAATCaaaaactgttaaattaaattctgtCATGTAAGAAGAATTGACTTCAccaagtttgaaaaaaagaatagttcttgcataatgttgctttaacctgTGACAGCTGTTTGAACGGTAACCCTGATTTGGATCCATGACACTGTGTGTGGTATCCACCTCtacttgagtgttttttttaaactagcaGTAGGGGGTGCCAAAGGAAATTTTCAAATCCTGCATGTTGTACCTTTAAGATTACTTCAGGTTGTGGGTACATAGGCAATTTATTAGGTTCAACTTTATGTTTTACTGATGACTTGAACAGAATTTGGACAGCAGCCATTacatcattttgttgttgtcactaTCTTCATCTCTACATTCAGTTTCTTCCTCCCTGCTGTCGACTGGAGTCAAGTACCCATAGCAACATACCTGGGTGGGCAGGAGGCCTTCGTTTACGCCCTGCTCACCTCCCTCTTCCTCAGCTGCGTCCTCACCACCGCCTTTATCCCAGAGAAGACCAGAAccgggggaggagagagaaagactagCCCTTTGAAGAGCGTGAACAGCAGATGCTTCCCTCACTTGTTCTTGCCCCGGCCTCAGTGTTTCCTTGTCACACTGAGCCGATGTGCATCAGCATGTATGTCAGTATTACCTCGTGCATATAGAGCGTGTAAGCGTGTGCCTGCAGTCATATGGAGGCTGTTTGTGGCGGAGACGTGCAGCTGGATGGCACTAACAAGCATCATGCTCTTCTTTGCCGACTTTATTGGGGAAGGATTGTACCAGGGAGTGCCAAGTGCAGAGCCACACtcacaggaaagaaaacactATGATGAAGGTAGGGTAAGTGCTTCTTTTGCTCCGTCCATTCAGGTTTAACTCAATCAATTAGATGCATTTGCCTCATAACCacttcatttcttgttttgtccaggTGTACGTGTGGCCAGTCTGGGTCTCTTCCTACAGTGTGTGGTGTCGGTGCTGTGCTCGGTGCTAATGGACTTCTGGGTTGCTCTGCTGGGAGCCAGGGTGGTGTACATCAGCGGTATAGCTCTGTTGGTGCTTGCCACCATCGTCATGAGTGTCTCAGAAAGTGTGATAACGGTCACTGTCATGGTGGCTGTGACAGGATACTCactctgtgtacttcaggtCTTGCCATACACCCTACTGTGTCTCTATCACTCAAATAGACAAGTAAGTCCCAACCTGACATGATGCTGCATACACTTATGTTAAGTCATGAAGTCTGAGTATATATTTCAATATAATTATTTACAGATATAATCTAAGAATATATGAAGTAGAGTAAGACAATATCCAAAAGACAATACAACCACCAAAAGGAAAGAcgttaatcaaatcaaatatcagAACCTTACATTTAATTTACTGTTACCCAAGTTATTCTATATATGGATTTGAAATTTAAAGTAGATGTTATTAGACTTTAGACTGTTGAAATTGTTGCATTCTAAGTCACTTCAGGGTGTCAAAGTCAGGACGTTTCTACACAAagtgtctttaaaaacaactaaactggATACTTTAGACGTTCGTAAAGCTGCTAGTGATTTAGCAGATAAATTTTTTGACGATGAAATGCTATTAAAAATTTGCTTCAGTATAGCTTAGCACAAAAGAACTGGCTGTGAAAAATACACAATCAACTCACGAGTTCAATAAATACGGGTGCTGTACATATTTATTGGCAATCTTGCTGTGACAGTAAAACGCTACAAAGTTTCTGcacaaattcttttttttaacatttcggcttttttaaacaaataaaagttaatgAGAAAAGACATAACATTCTAAATAGTCAGCCTTAAAGGTGTTGATAGGTGAATTCTTGATCTTTGGAGACAACCGGGCTGGCTGTTTGTCCCCTacttcaagtctttatgctaagctaagctataaACACAGATATTAGAGTAATATTTTTtcatctcagtttcagagaAGGAGACATTAAGGACATTCTTCACTACACCACTGATTACAcgagactttatttattttaaagaagtgAAGAGCTCCCTTTCCTCATCTTTCATCACTCTTTCCTCAAGGCTTTTTTCACTTCATCCAAGTCCAGACCTCCTCAGCTCAGTGAAAGTGACAAACCCCTCCTCACCTGTGGTCCAGCCACTCCTCATGCTCAAGACACAGGGCGACTGAATTTATCCAGGACAGATCCCTCTGTTGGATCGCcccatgtttcactgtttgagGGTGGAGGCAACAGAGTTGACACAGACTGTGCACCGGTCTCACAGAGAGGGATGTGTTTTGACATGGCAATTCTGGACAGCGCCTACCTGCTCTCACAGGTAATGTGGGTAATCACCCCAGATGTGTTATTCAAATAACTgattgttaattattaatttgaaAACCAAACAGTGCAATATGAAGCTTCTTCTGTTAGGTAATCAAACCAAATCCACAACTACACTCCCATTGGAGGAGAGATTTGCATTTATTGATCCATTTCCTTCTAAATGGGCCCATGCATCTCTCAGTTTGACCGTCCAGAGACATTGAACATGACTTCTGAAGAACCTAGCAGCTCTTTCACTGTTTAGCAAGTCTAAAAGAGTTTGTGCTGCAAAACATCTTTGTGCATATCGCAAGTAATCAAACTCACTCTCTTGGCTGCCAAAACAGCTTAAGCAGCTATCATCTGTGAACCCTCGCTCTGTGCAACAGCAGACAACAAGATGTCTGTGGTATGCCTGAAGGTTTCTGTTCAGTACGTGAGAGTGTGTCAGTCACCTCTGCCCAAAAGCTCTTAAAAAACGGAGCGTGGGTGATACACAACGCACTGACACACAACTGCGAGTGTGTAGCTGTAACTCTAGATCTATTTGGGAATTTGAGGAGACTGAATAAAATCTGCTAATGCCTGGGCCTTCTTCATTTGACCTCTACCTCCAACTGGCAGCAAAACGGATTCTACTACATGTCTGGCAACTTGCATATTATTAGCTTTCTGACCTCTGTTAACTGcccacatttttttctgtgcgTATTGATGACCACTTTTTTTCCACTTAGAGAAATAGTTTGAGCTTTAGCGGGATAAAACCTGTCTATGCTGTCGATAGTTAGATACGCATACATTGCTTGCTAAGATTGGttcagatgaaacaaaataaaatacccacCACCCTTACCTTCAATGTCTGactaaatgaacaaaacaaaatgatgattcaGTCTTATTCTTACATTTGTAAAATAGGCCTTTAGTTTCAATTTGACACATAAAAGTGGTTATTTTCAAGATTGAATGGAACTCCTCAACGCTCTATTGCAAAATAAACTAGCAGAGATGTAGAGTCAAGATGTTATGAGTCACTGTTTTGATGAGACTTGAAAGTTGAAGACGCCTGCCTTGACTTGActtgttcatttaaaattttcagtttaaatgtaaaatattaaagatgttCAACATTTCCAATGTTGACATACTAAGTATCCGTGTAACCTTACTCAGTACATGTGCACACGCTGGGAATGCTATTGTCAGTCAAGCTCCTTGTGATGCTTCCTGATGGTCTACAGATTAGATTGTCATCTTCATGCCTGTGAGTCATCACTTTTAGATTCAAGAGTTTCACACGTGAAAGAAAAAGGTGAATGCAAGACCTGCTCATTGAAGACAGCCAGACAACAACGTCAAACTTTGTTTGTCATTTGAAGACTCATTCGTGTCTAGCTTTTCTAACATTCACCAACACCATTATTGACATGACAGCGGTCTTTATGAGTGACGGTGCATGACCTGACTGGCTTGCCCAAGAAAAGTATACTTGGGATTTGTTTGAAACTTGGTGCAAATGACTTAAGTCACATGTCTGGCAAGGAACCTGATCACCATCTTAAATGTAATTCTGTATCTCCTGCAGGTGCTGCCGGCAATGTGCCTTGGCTCGATAGTACAGCTGGCTAACAGTGTGAGGGCTTACATGGCCTCTGCCTGCTGCTTCAGCTTGCTGGCTTTTCTCTGCTCCACCAAGGTTGTCTACAGTCGCGCTGACCTCGAACACTGAGCATATAGTCCTAGCTCAGCACAACCTCTCatcattcctttttttaattatttgtattgtatttttatgtgcatTCTTTAATGTCTTCTGTCTGCTGGTGTCATATACTGTGTCAACAGGTCTATTATCTATCTGAAGTGGTTGCAGTGACTGTGTTCTTGAGGGTTTACAGATGTTCAGGGACCTGTGTAGACATAAAGCAGTTCTTAATGATCTGTGTTGCACATCCACTTGCCAAACATAGAATCAGCTGAAGGCAGCACATTGTCATCAGCTTGGCTTTCATCACAGTCAAAGCAATTTATTGTGGGTAAAATCAAACAGTGTGCAAAAACTATGTTCGTGTATGAAATCAGTttgggattttttatttatttattcttgtaTAGGCAATGATAGGAAGCAATATCCTGCTGTGTACTGTTGCTAAGAAACCACACTGGAGTCTTGACACTCCTTGTGTGGTGCATTATGCTGCAATCTCCTCATCCATATGCTCTGTTTGGCTTCTATGGAGGATCAGTTACTGCCAGCATGTAATAACTAAATGAAGCTAATTATCCAATGGAAAATTAGATAAATGCAATGgaaattgtttttataataattgAAGCTATACCGTTCCACTCAGGTGTCTAATTGTTCAGAGTTATACTGGTTATTCATGAAGTAGGTCAATGCCTACGATATCATTTTAGAATTATCTCTCCACACCCTGACCTATTATTGCTCCACTTTGTATAATATGTCAACATCTCAGGGACAATGTTGACTTTTCAAAGTTTACAGTGTATCTGTCAGATTTTTTCTTATCTAGAATGAGTCTCTGGGTGCCTACCTAGGCACTGATCTCATTGAAGTTACTTGGAAATGCTGCATTTGAGAGAAACCTTTTCATTTTATACACGTTTTACTCTGTAAAAGCAGCTGTTTCTGGTGTGCGTCTTCTGAGGAGCTGctaaactataaactgtgaatgtgtgtgtgtgtgtgtgtgtgtgtgtgtgtgtgtgtgtgtgtgtgtgtgtgtgtgtgtgtgtgtgtgtgtgaagaacaGAGGACCTAAAGATATGATAatcacatgttcatgtgtttagTGTGGAGTTAGAGCCAGCTTGACTTTGCATTGCATTGAAACAGTTAACTTAGCACCCAAAAGTCAAGTTGTATCTTGTTGGTTCAATCCCTATCGGACATATCATCTAACATCAAGAAAGAGAATACGTTTCCCAGCATGCTGAAGTATGCCTGGAAGGAAGGGAGTCTTGTTTTAATCTCACCATAAACTTTAATCAACCTATAGGTAATTCAATAGGAGTGATATTATGTAATGATAACAagtgtatttctttgtttactGAGGCCTCTTAGAAACAATTTTACTCATTCATGaattcatgcatttttaacctttttttaagaaaaactaaaaaaaaaaaaatctaaactgaggttaaaaaaatgcatgtctAGTTTTTGCCTGTTAATATGCAAATGGACAATTATTACTGCACTGTATTCAGGTACAAGCTTGCACTTCTTTTAGTTTTAACAGAACTTCATCTGAGTGACCCCCCCCTTTCCTATTGTCTTCTCTATGTAAAGATTTATATCatttagagttttttttgtggcaCAGCTGAACCACCAGAGGGCGCCTTTGTACAACAGACCAGCAGCACATCATCATCAAGCCAAGTCTGATGAAGATATTTCACCATGTGCCTTGATATTTAATAAAGTTCAATGTGGTTCTGgttgtttaaataataaagttgtttCACATAAAAAACCTGAAGTTGCTTTTGAATCTCTGATCCTGCTcacagttgttttctttaagcACATTTGGTTGTGGGCTTTTTAATCTCAAGAGACCTAGAGGGGACCAGCAATGAGTAAATAGTCACACAAGAAAATCTTACTATCACTTTATCATTCTTGTAACTGTTTATATAAGGTGGACAGACAGTAACCCAAAGGGGAAAAGTTAAAAGAACTTTCATTCCATCCAGCAATCAGTCACTTATTCACATGATCTTTGTGTACTGGGATGTGTGAAGTACAGTAAGAAGAATTGTATGCTTAAAAGTTTTATACCCATGCCATTGCTGCATTGCTCCTTTTGTCTTAGCTTTCTCTGTCAACGCCATCTTCAGTCTCTCTTCCCAGAAGCTTCCATGAACATGACTTAGAGGCTTCTGAGGCCGGATACATTGCCAGCTTGTCTAGCTCttgttctggcatgacactgttCTCCATCAGCATGAAAACCTCTTGTGGTACAAAAAGTTACAGTCCCCTGatcctctgagctcacagttcagGCAGCCCAGCTtacaaactgtgctaacattagctaacagcagctacagtttgcagcagtttactttatgGTTCATGAGGAAACTCTGTAAAGGCAGTAATGTTGAGACGGTATGGCCAGAGGGCAtaagagggaaaaccagaaaacattttctccataaaatgtgatccagttttacagtcaaatagttggtggtgtgtgacttagtgcctgAAAGAGTTGCATACATCTTGTGGATGATTGTACCCAGAACACAAAGTTAAAAATCTGCTTATGGTTGAAAAGTTAGCTATTGTTGCCAGTGCTGTTAACCACATGTTCACCTCAGGAAACATTCCCAtacttcattttctttgttttgttgttataaaCCCCCTGTGTTGTTCCAGAGATTCCTTTTCAGAAACAAAGTTAGCAATCTActcttccatctctctctaaCAATAATCCCTGAAGCCCACTGAAGGTTGAGAAGATGATGGCATTGCCTGTACCATGGCTCTCCGGGCCACGCAATCTTTCCCCCTTGTACCCTTACATCATTTGTCCCAACATGAATTACCATGTCGTTCTTTTTCCTGTTGCCACTGGCAAACAGAGCAGACTGTGCAATGGCACTATAAGCTGTAGTCTAACCCTACATGTCATTAAGAAGCCAATTACAAGGGATTTTTCAGATGTGAACGGTTCCACTGGGATAAATTTCCACAGACCAAATACACAGGATTGAGAGGGAAATTTCTATTCTAGTACATATGgggggttacacagggtcaatGTATGTTTTGAGGTTAGGTTGTGAGAGACACTCACTTGTCTCCttaaaacacagagcagctgtatgtttgtgtttaggaaaggaggCACCATTCGAAACATTACTATGgtaacagaggtcagaggataggacTGTCTCACTCCATAGACATAACAGATGGGTAcaagcctctacagagtcagataataATGTTGGACTAAGGGAAAACATATTAATGACCCATAGGCAAATACCCTATACTGTGGTTGCATTGAGGGGGACAGCTTCCTCAGAACTGAAATGGCATCACACAACAAAAAGTGTATTGTTAAATCCTCCATTCTTCTTTATCAGGCTTCTTTATtctgtccacaacccaaaggtattc comes from the Larimichthys crocea isolate SSNF chromosome VI, L_crocea_2.0, whole genome shotgun sequence genome and includes:
- the slc45a3 gene encoding solute carrier family 45 member 3, which translates into the protein MQAEKSSPGLVWRLLMVNTLSCGLEACMAAGTVYIPPLLLQAGMEERYMTMVLAVGPVLGLIFIPMIGSASDSRQGRFGCRRPFIWMLGLGVLLSLQVIPQAWRLAALMSPHHPHWLEAALQAGAVCLMDFCGQACLTLLLALLSDLFPMEEENRKAFSVNSLMISLGGCLGFFLPAVDWSQVPIATYLGGQEAFVYALLTSLFLSCVLTTAFIPEKTRTGGGERKTSPLKSVNSRCFPHLFLPRPQCFLVTLSRCASACMSVLPRAYRACKRVPAVIWRLFVAETCSWMALTSIMLFFADFIGEGLYQGVPSAEPHSQERKHYDEGVRVASLGLFLQCVVSVLCSVLMDFWVALLGARVVYISGIALLVLATIVMSVSESVITVTVMVAVTGYSLCVLQVLPYTLLCLYHSNRQAFFTSSKSRPPQLSESDKPLLTCGPATPHAQDTGRLNLSRTDPSVGSPHVSLFEGGGNRVDTDCAPVSQRGMCFDMAILDSAYLLSQVLPAMCLGSIVQLANSVRAYMASACCFSLLAFLCSTKVVYSRADLEH